One genomic window of Solanum dulcamara chromosome 12, daSolDulc1.2, whole genome shotgun sequence includes the following:
- the LOC129876308 gene encoding transcription repressor OFP1-like — protein sequence MGNYRFRLSDMIPNAWFYKLKDMSKSKSKSRIRSHSHTTSSSSTSSSNLQPDKKRQPHNNLGCQRKSYYISRNLSSPAETFSQNPISSNSPKPSDNLHFTEPPRKSSKKRRSTNYKRRNSPKLVNSSASATCSCRASVESVWTKADSTPEQYPNSPHYSSSSSSSPSSILSQFNSDKIQTPEKSNPMTSISPSCDCRTDYIKKDTVNLDHGFQSVSKIDLPPIITKPEKFDEEKQRIVKQEQRIVRRVSSSGVKLRTNSPRITTNSKKIQVSRKSVSSRRTSVTESFAVVKSSRNPQKDFRESMVEMIVENNIRASKDLEELLACYLSLNSDEYHDLIIKVFKQIWFDITAIRLK from the coding sequence ATGGGGAATTATAGATTTAGATTATCAGATATGATACCAAATGCTTGGTTTTACAAGCTCAAGGACATGAGCAAGAGCAAAAGCAAAAGCAGAATCAGAAGCCATAGCCACACAAcctcatcttcatcaacatcatcatcaaatctACAACCAGACAAAAAAAGACAACCCCACAACAACCTTGGTTGTCAAAGGAAATCATATTACATTTCAAGAAACCTCAGTAGTCCAGCTGAAACATTCTCCCAAAATCCTATCTCTTCTAACAGCCCAAAACCCTCTGACAATCTCCATTTCACTGAGCCACCAagaaaatcttcaaagaaaaggCGCAGTACCAATTATAAGAGAAGAAATTCTCCCAAACTTGTCAATTCCTCTGCTTCAGCTACTTGTAGCTGCCGTGCTTCTGTTGAATCTGTCTGGACTAAAGCTGATTCCACACCCGAACAATACCCAAATTCACCTCATTACTCCTCCTCATCGTCCTCGTCACCATCTTCAATTTTGTCTCAATTCAACTCTGACAAAATCCAAACACCTGAAAAATCAAACCCTATGACTTCAATTTCACCGTCTTGTGACTGCAGAACTGATTACATAAAGAAAGATACAGTCAATCTTGATCATGGATTTCAATCTGTTTCCAAAATTGATCTTCCCCCTATCATAACCAAGCCCGAAAAATTCGACGAAGAAAAACAGAGGATTGTGAAACAAGAACAGAGGATTGTGAGAAGAGTATCATCAAGTGGTGTGAAGCTGAGAACAAATTCACcaagaataacaacaaacaGCAAGAAGATTCAAGTAAGCAGAAAGAGTGTTTCTTCAAGGAGGACAAGTGTTACAGAGAGCTTTGCAGTGGTGAAATCATCAAGAAATCCACAAAAAGATTTCAGGGAATCAATGGTGGAAATGATAGTTGAGAATAATATAAGGGCATCAAAGGATTTGGAAGAACTTCTTGCTTGCTATCTTTCTTTAAATTCAGATGAATATCATGATCTAATCATCAAGGTGTTCAAGCAAATCTGGTTCGACATCACTGCAATTCGACTTAAGTAA